One window from the genome of Variovorax sp. PAMC26660 encodes:
- a CDS encoding SAM-dependent methyltransferase produces the protein MTTTHTASSASRFSLPQDAPGAARTVLGLLQRLAYGSLTVRLPDDSVRHFGATPGSGPTASLTLRNWNVCKAALKSGDIGFAESYIAGDWTTPNLTELIKVFIANRRAIEDVVYGSWFGRLLYRVRHIMNRNSKTGSSRNIHAHYDLGNAFYKLWLDDTMNYSSAWFEGKFDKPMPEAQRAKVRRALELAAVKPGDRVLEIGCGWGALAEMAAFDFGASVTGVTLSTEQLAFARQRTAGLKTDLRLQDYRDIDDAPFDAVCSIEMVEAVGREYWPTYFASVSRLLKPGGRACVQSIVIDDQLFDRYIDSTDFIQQYIFPGGCLPCPREFRREAEAAGLEVVDEFAFGADYAETLRRWRESFLGQRAHILQLGFDERFMRIWEFYLAYCEAAFSQANIDVVQYTLRKR, from the coding sequence ATGACCACGACCCACACCGCCTCCTCCGCCTCGCGCTTCTCGTTGCCGCAAGACGCCCCGGGCGCCGCGCGCACCGTGCTCGGCCTGCTGCAGCGGCTGGCCTACGGCTCGCTCACCGTGCGCCTGCCCGACGACTCGGTGCGGCACTTCGGCGCCACGCCGGGCAGCGGCCCGACGGCCTCGCTCACGCTGCGCAACTGGAACGTCTGCAAGGCCGCGCTCAAGTCGGGCGACATCGGTTTTGCCGAGAGCTACATCGCGGGCGACTGGACCACGCCCAACCTCACCGAGCTGATCAAGGTGTTCATCGCCAACCGCCGCGCCATCGAGGACGTGGTGTACGGCAGCTGGTTCGGCCGCCTGCTCTACCGCGTGCGGCACATCATGAACCGCAACAGCAAGACCGGCAGCTCGCGCAACATCCACGCGCACTACGACCTGGGCAACGCGTTCTACAAGCTCTGGCTCGACGACACGATGAACTATTCGTCGGCCTGGTTCGAGGGCAAGTTCGACAAGCCGATGCCCGAGGCGCAGCGCGCCAAGGTGCGCCGCGCGCTCGAACTGGCGGCCGTGAAGCCCGGCGACCGCGTGCTCGAAATCGGCTGCGGCTGGGGCGCGCTGGCCGAGATGGCCGCCTTCGATTTCGGCGCTTCAGTGACCGGCGTCACGCTCTCGACCGAGCAATTGGCTTTCGCCCGGCAACGCACGGCGGGCCTGAAGACCGACCTGCGCCTGCAGGACTACCGCGACATCGACGACGCGCCCTTCGACGCCGTCTGCTCCATCGAAATGGTGGAAGCCGTGGGCCGCGAATACTGGCCGACCTACTTCGCCAGCGTGAGCCGCCTGCTCAAGCCGGGCGGCCGCGCCTGCGTGCAGAGCATCGTGATCGACGACCAGTTGTTCGACCGCTACATCGACTCGACCGACTTCATCCAGCAGTACATCTTCCCGGGCGGCTGCCTGCCGTGCCCGCGCGAGTTTCGCCGCGAAGCCGAGGCCGCGGGGCTGGAGGTGGTGGACGAATTCGCCTTCGGCGCCGACTACGCCGAGACGCTGCGCCGCTGGCGCGAGAGCTTCCTGGGGCAGCGCGCCCACATCCTGCAGCTTGGCTTCGACGAGCGCTTCATGCGCATCTGGGAGTTCTACCTGGCCTACTGCGAGGCCGCGTTCTCGCAGGCCAACATCGACGTGGTCCAGTACACGCTGCGCAAGCGATAG
- a CDS encoding DUF1365 domain-containing protein: MTPTQAVPLMGFGEVRHTRLRPAHNAFVYPTYFLMLPMRALRARGSDTLAVNRRAALSFFDIDHGDGRAPNQGGALAWLDELLAAHQIHDADGEAWLHCYPRVFGYTFKPVSFWYCHTVEGVLRAIVVEVNNTFGERHCYLLDRPVYGAELTATKAFHVSPFCQVSGDYRFRFFVDADLTRTVVRIDHDDADGPLLQTSVSGELAPMTAASVRRALWRYPAMTFGLIARIHWQAARLWLKRVPFVAKPAPPTHFVSRDNQQQANP, encoded by the coding sequence ATGACGCCGACGCAGGCCGTGCCGCTGATGGGCTTCGGAGAAGTCCGCCACACACGCCTGCGCCCGGCGCACAACGCCTTCGTCTACCCGACCTACTTCCTGATGCTGCCGATGCGTGCCCTGCGCGCACGCGGCAGCGACACGCTCGCGGTCAACCGCCGGGCCGCCCTGTCCTTCTTCGACATCGACCACGGCGACGGCCGCGCGCCCAACCAAGGCGGCGCGCTGGCCTGGCTCGACGAGCTGCTGGCCGCCCACCAGATCCACGACGCCGATGGCGAAGCCTGGCTGCACTGCTACCCGCGCGTGTTCGGCTACACCTTCAAACCCGTGAGCTTCTGGTACTGCCACACGGTCGAAGGCGTGCTGCGGGCGATCGTGGTCGAGGTCAACAACACCTTCGGCGAACGCCACTGCTACCTGTTGGACCGCCCGGTGTACGGCGCAGAACTGACGGCCACCAAGGCCTTCCACGTCTCGCCGTTCTGCCAGGTCAGCGGCGACTACCGCTTTCGCTTCTTCGTCGATGCCGACCTCACGCGCACCGTGGTGCGCATCGACCACGACGACGCCGACGGCCCGCTGCTGCAGACCAGCGTGAGCGGCGAACTCGCACCGATGACCGCGGCCAGCGTGCGGCGCGCGCTGTGGCGCTACCCCGCCATGACCTTCGGGCTGATCGCGCGCATCCACTGGCAGGCTGCCCGGCTCTGGCTCAAGCGCGTGCCGTTCGTCGCCAAGCCGGCGCCGCCCACCCATTTCGTTTCACGCGACAACCAGCAGCAGGCGAACCCATGA
- a CDS encoding MFS transporter, which yields MSSSFGPFDGLRYGLLGLPLAFVALPLYVLLPNHYARAFGVPLATLGAVLLGARLLDALIDPLLGRLSDRLHARSPQAVLGAGAIAAGVLLLGFGLLFFPQLLVDPARQGALLVAAAVLLAIAYAGYSMLSISHQSWGAMLGGDALQRGRIVGWREGMGLVGVVLASVVPALAGLPAMVGLFGILLAIGWVFWTRAPRPARAAIPRVAIDLRLPLRRPAFRRLLTVFVLNGIASAVPATLVLFFVQDRLRAPASLEPAFLGLYFVVAAASIPVWLRIVRRWGLARSWLGGMCMSVAVFAWAGAMGAGDAVPFLVVCALSGFAIGSDLVLPGALLAGIIAEAGDQPHAGAYFGWWNFATKLNLALAAGVALPLLGLAGYVPGAREPAALQALSLAYCLLPCVLKVLAGVSLWALVIRPASGGSTASAPVPEASQ from the coding sequence GTGTCGTCTTCTTTCGGCCCCTTCGACGGCTTGCGCTACGGACTGCTCGGGCTGCCGCTCGCCTTTGTCGCGCTGCCGCTCTACGTGCTGCTGCCGAACCACTATGCGCGCGCCTTCGGCGTGCCGCTGGCAACGCTGGGCGCGGTGCTGCTCGGTGCGCGACTGCTCGATGCGTTGATCGACCCGCTGCTCGGGCGACTGAGCGACCGGCTGCATGCGCGTTCGCCGCAGGCGGTGCTCGGTGCCGGCGCCATCGCGGCCGGTGTGTTGTTGCTCGGCTTCGGACTGCTGTTCTTTCCGCAGTTGCTGGTCGATCCTGCGCGGCAGGGCGCACTGCTCGTCGCTGCGGCCGTGCTGCTGGCCATCGCCTACGCGGGCTACAGCATGCTGAGCATCTCGCACCAGTCTTGGGGCGCGATGCTGGGCGGCGACGCCTTGCAGCGCGGCCGCATCGTGGGCTGGCGCGAAGGCATGGGACTGGTCGGCGTGGTGCTCGCGTCGGTGGTGCCGGCACTGGCCGGGCTGCCCGCGATGGTGGGGCTGTTCGGCATCCTGCTGGCCATCGGCTGGGTGTTCTGGACACGGGCGCCCCGGCCGGCGCGTGCCGCCATCCCTCGTGTGGCGATCGACCTGCGGCTGCCGCTGCGTCGCCCTGCGTTTCGCCGCCTGCTGACGGTGTTCGTGCTCAACGGCATCGCGAGCGCGGTGCCGGCGACGCTGGTGCTGTTCTTCGTGCAGGACCGCTTGCGCGCGCCCGCTTCGCTGGAGCCGGCCTTCCTGGGTCTTTACTTCGTCGTGGCGGCAGCGTCGATTCCGGTGTGGCTGCGCATCGTGCGCCGCTGGGGCCTGGCGCGCAGTTGGCTGGGTGGCATGTGCATGTCGGTGGCGGTGTTCGCGTGGGCCGGCGCGATGGGCGCGGGCGACGCGGTGCCTTTCCTCGTGGTCTGCGCGCTGTCGGGCTTTGCGATCGGCTCCGATCTCGTATTGCCGGGCGCCTTGCTGGCCGGGATCATTGCCGAGGCCGGCGACCAGCCGCATGCCGGTGCCTACTTCGGCTGGTGGAATTTCGCGACCAAGCTGAACCTGGCGCTGGCCGCGGGCGTGGCCCTGCCACTGCTCGGGCTGGCGGGTTATGTGCCCGGCGCGCGCGAGCCCGCGGCCCTGCAGGCGCTTTCGCTGGCCTACTGCCTGCTGCCCTGCGTGCTCAAGGTGCTCGCGGGCGTGTCGCTCTGGGCCTTGGTGATCCGGCCGGCGTCCGGTGGATCGACTGCATCGGCGCCTGTTCCCGAGGCTTCGCAGTGA
- a CDS encoding SDR family NAD(P)-dependent oxidoreductase: MKPFNPPLADWHGKTAWIVGASSGIGRATVLALLARGARVAVSARNREALEEVAAMHNDASRPPSVIVLPLDVRDAAAVAAAHAQLQAVAGQIDFVLYNVATYDALRADAFALDAMLAHQQINYVGALHVLAAVLPDFVARGAGHLSITGSVAGFRGLPQSLAYGPTKAALGNLAEVLYIDLHARGIGVSLVQPGFVETPLTAKNDFRMPALITPAEAAEAMLDGWRRGAFEIHFPRRFTFWMKLMRVLPYRLYFPAVARFTGL; encoded by the coding sequence GTGAAGCCGTTCAATCCGCCGCTGGCCGACTGGCACGGCAAGACGGCGTGGATCGTCGGCGCGTCCTCGGGCATCGGCCGTGCGACGGTGCTGGCGCTGCTCGCACGCGGCGCACGGGTCGCGGTATCGGCGCGCAACCGTGAGGCGCTTGAAGAAGTCGCGGCGATGCACAACGACGCCAGCCGGCCGCCGAGCGTGATCGTGCTGCCGCTCGACGTGCGCGATGCTGCCGCGGTGGCGGCCGCGCACGCGCAGTTGCAGGCCGTCGCGGGACAGATCGACTTCGTGCTCTACAACGTCGCCACCTACGACGCGCTGCGCGCCGACGCGTTCGCGCTCGATGCGATGCTGGCGCACCAGCAGATCAACTATGTGGGCGCCCTGCATGTGCTGGCTGCCGTGCTGCCCGACTTCGTGGCGCGCGGCGCGGGCCATCTCTCGATCACGGGCAGCGTGGCCGGGTTTCGCGGGCTGCCGCAGAGCCTGGCCTACGGCCCGACCAAGGCGGCGCTCGGCAATCTGGCCGAGGTGCTGTACATCGACCTGCATGCGCGCGGCATCGGCGTCAGCCTGGTCCAGCCGGGGTTTGTCGAAACGCCGCTCACGGCGAAGAACGATTTCAGGATGCCGGCGCTGATCACGCCCGCAGAGGCCGCCGAGGCCATGCTCGACGGCTGGCGCCGGGGCGCCTTCGAGATTCACTTTCCGCGCCGCTTCACCTTCTGGATGAAGCTGATGCGGGTGCTGCCGTACCGGCTTTACTTTCCGGCGGTGGCGCGCTTCACAGGCCTATGA
- a CDS encoding NAD(P)/FAD-dependent oxidoreductase, translating into MTQPPRIAVIGAGISGLAAAHSLRDAAEVTLFEASDYFGGHAHTATIELARSATDSTRVAHGVDTGFLVYNDRTYPNLIRLFSELGVETALSEMSFSVQATRDDNGGPLEWSGNNLGTVFAQRRNLFDARFLGMLRDLLRFNRLTTRIAQAGTEGELAQPLGDFLDAHRFGAAFRDWYFLPMMGCIWSCSTTQMLAFPVATMIRFCHNHGLIQIANRPQWRTVRGGSRHYVEKIVASLADKRLNTPVRRITRTDDNGVLVATDSGTERFDHIVLATHSDQSLAMLGDASPAEAAVLGAIRYQANHAVLHTDAGALPQRRSAWAAWNYERAAASDRESGRVCLHYLLNKLQPLPWEQPVVVSLNPVREIQRSQVMAEYDYDHPVLDLAAIRAQAEVPALQGQRNTWFAGAWMGYGFHEDGLKAGLAAAQGLRARLSVTDGDATARHAA; encoded by the coding sequence ATGACGCAGCCCCCTCGCATCGCCGTCATCGGCGCCGGCATCTCGGGTCTGGCCGCGGCGCATTCGCTGCGCGACGCGGCCGAGGTCACCCTCTTCGAAGCCAGTGACTACTTCGGTGGCCACGCCCACACGGCAACGATCGAGCTTGCGCGCTCAGCCACCGACAGCACCCGCGTTGCGCACGGCGTCGACACCGGCTTCCTGGTCTACAACGACCGCACCTATCCGAACCTGATCCGCCTTTTCTCCGAACTCGGCGTGGAGACCGCGCTGTCGGAGATGTCGTTCTCGGTCCAAGCCACGCGAGACGACAACGGCGGCCCGCTCGAATGGAGCGGCAACAACCTCGGCACCGTCTTCGCCCAGCGCCGCAACCTGTTCGACGCCCGCTTCCTCGGCATGCTGCGCGACCTGCTGCGCTTCAACCGCCTGACCACGCGCATCGCCCAGGCCGGCACCGAGGGCGAGCTGGCCCAGCCGCTCGGCGACTTCCTCGACGCCCACCGCTTCGGCGCGGCGTTCCGCGACTGGTACTTCCTGCCGATGATGGGCTGCATCTGGAGCTGCTCGACCACGCAGATGCTGGCGTTCCCGGTCGCGACCATGATCCGCTTCTGCCACAACCATGGCCTGATCCAGATCGCCAACCGGCCGCAGTGGCGCACCGTGCGCGGCGGCTCGCGCCACTACGTCGAGAAGATCGTCGCCAGCCTGGCCGACAAGCGCCTGAACACGCCGGTCCGCCGCATCACACGCACGGACGACAACGGCGTGCTCGTTGCCACCGACAGCGGCACCGAGCGCTTCGACCACATCGTGCTGGCCACCCATTCCGACCAGTCCCTCGCCATGCTCGGCGACGCCAGCCCGGCCGAGGCCGCGGTGCTGGGCGCGATCCGTTACCAGGCCAACCACGCCGTGCTGCACACCGACGCTGGCGCGCTGCCGCAGCGCCGCTCGGCCTGGGCGGCCTGGAACTACGAACGCGCGGCAGCCAGCGACCGCGAATCGGGCCGCGTCTGCCTGCATTACCTGCTGAACAAGCTGCAGCCACTGCCCTGGGAACAACCGGTCGTCGTTTCGTTGAATCCGGTCCGCGAAATCCAGCGTAGTCAGGTCATGGCCGAATACGACTATGACCACCCGGTGCTCGACCTTGCCGCGATCCGCGCGCAAGCCGAAGTGCCCGCCCTGCAAGGCCAGCGCAACACCTGGTTCGCGGGCGCGTGGATGGGCTACGGCTTCCACGAGGACGGCCTGAAGGCAGGCCTGGCCGCGGCCCAGGGCCTGCGGGCTCGCCTGTCTGTCACCGACGGCGACGCGACCGCGAGGCACGCGGCATGA
- a CDS encoding glutathione peroxidase, whose translation MRTLSRLSTLLRCAPAISLVAGLFTVLPASAQSAPAAPAPAEAAGCPTILQHTFPRLQDEKPQTLCQYSGKVVLVVNTASFCGFTPQYKGLEALDLKYRARGLVVLGFPSNDFSQESGSNKEIADFCESTFGVKFPMFAKSSVRGTDANPLFKQLAQASGTTPKWNFYKYLIGRDGKVVQAWSSMTAPDENGFVNVIEKQLGTN comes from the coding sequence ATGCGAACCCTCTCCCGATTGTCGACGCTCTTGCGCTGCGCCCCTGCTATTTCCCTCGTGGCGGGCCTGTTTACTGTGCTTCCCGCAAGTGCCCAGAGTGCGCCCGCCGCACCCGCCCCGGCAGAGGCGGCAGGGTGCCCGACCATCCTGCAACACACCTTCCCGCGGCTGCAGGATGAAAAGCCCCAGACTCTGTGCCAGTACTCCGGCAAAGTGGTTCTGGTGGTCAATACGGCCAGCTTCTGCGGCTTCACGCCGCAATACAAGGGGCTGGAAGCGCTGGACCTGAAATACCGTGCACGCGGCCTCGTGGTGCTGGGCTTCCCGTCGAACGATTTCTCTCAGGAATCGGGCTCCAACAAGGAAATTGCCGACTTCTGCGAAAGCACCTTCGGCGTGAAATTCCCAATGTTCGCCAAGTCGTCGGTGCGCGGCACCGACGCCAATCCGCTGTTCAAACAGCTCGCGCAAGCCTCCGGCACCACGCCGAAATGGAACTTCTACAAGTACCTGATCGGGCGTGACGGCAAGGTCGTGCAGGCATGGTCGAGCATGACGGCGCCCGACGAAAACGGGTTCGTGAACGTCATCGAAAAGCAGCTCGGAACAAATTAA
- a CDS encoding ferritin-like domain-containing protein, translating to MLYPELFRQLESVRWDMDKDIPWQSFDASLLTEEQAQTIKMNAITEWAALPATEMFLRDNRHDSDFSAFMSIWFFEEQKHSLVLMEYLKRFSPKHAPTEQELHEVRFDFDPAPPLETLMLHFCGEIRLNHWYRRAAQWHTEPVIKHIYTTLSQDEARHGGAYLRYMKRAMEKFGDEARAAFTKVGVLMASARRTAQALHPTNLHVNKSLFPNDTIQSRMPDPDWLEHWLDKQIKFDAVWESKVGERILHNLSLLMNRSFKTVQELNRYRKEIAATLGPKPEYQGA from the coding sequence ATGCTCTATCCGGAACTCTTCAGACAACTCGAATCCGTCCGCTGGGACATGGACAAAGACATTCCCTGGCAGTCGTTCGACGCTTCTTTGCTGACGGAAGAGCAGGCGCAGACCATCAAGATGAATGCCATCACCGAGTGGGCGGCGTTGCCGGCCACCGAGATGTTCCTGCGCGACAACCGCCACGATAGCGATTTTTCGGCTTTCATGTCGATCTGGTTCTTTGAAGAGCAAAAGCATTCGCTGGTGCTGATGGAGTACCTGAAGCGCTTCAGCCCGAAGCACGCGCCCACCGAGCAGGAACTGCACGAAGTGCGCTTCGACTTCGACCCGGCCCCCCCGCTCGAAACCCTGATGCTGCATTTCTGCGGCGAGATCCGCCTGAACCACTGGTATCGCCGTGCCGCCCAGTGGCACACCGAGCCGGTCATCAAGCACATCTACACCACGCTGAGCCAGGACGAAGCCCGCCACGGCGGCGCCTACCTGCGCTACATGAAGCGCGCCATGGAAAAGTTCGGCGACGAGGCCCGTGCCGCGTTCACCAAGGTCGGCGTGCTGATGGCCAGCGCGCGCCGCACCGCCCAGGCGCTGCACCCGACCAACCTGCACGTGAACAAGTCGCTGTTCCCGAACGACACCATCCAGAGCCGCATGCCCGACCCGGACTGGCTCGAGCACTGGCTCGACAAGCAGATCAAGTTCGATGCGGTCTGGGAATCCAAGGTCGGCGAGCGCATCCTGCACAACCTGAGCCTGCTCATGAACCGCAGCTTCAAGACCGTGCAGGAACTGAACCGCTACCGCAAGGAAATCGCCGCCACCCTGGGCCCCAAGCCCGAATATCAAGGCGCATAA